The DNA segment CTTGCTTTGCGGCAGGGCCGTCGCTCTCTCCCGCATGGCAGGGAGATGGATGGTAGCCCGCGGCGATGCACTTCGGCCCTTCAGGCTGGCCTTGCTTTGCGGCAGAGCCCTCTCTTTCTGTCCTTGGCGGGGGAGCCGTCCTTTTCTCACCGTTGCAGGGAACATGACTCTGCCTGCCGGCGTTTCCCTGGCAAGGGGCACTGCTGTTATCCCCAGTTGCCCTGGGAAGGGCAGCGGCCCTTGACGCCTCCGGAGATAGGCTATGAGTCCCGCCCCCTCCAGGGCGATGATGGCAATTCCCGGGACGGCAACCAGGAGGATGAAAAGCCAGGGGGTCCGGACATAGGACCAGAGATATCCCAGCAGGGGGATACTGAACCACGACCGCCCAATCACGTTCGCCTCCGACGTCACATCTATGTCTTCGCTCCCCGAGGCATCCCCCCTGGTGATGAAGTTC comes from the Chloroflexota bacterium genome and includes:
- a CDS encoding signal peptidase I; its protein translation is MKPGTPTKIAGIAVNAFLVLVLLAQAFFLLAPRLTDLKFLTVIGGSMSPAIPLGAVIAVRPVDAAEIQVGDIIAYNSSDPARSTLRVVHRVVAIETDANGSLNFITRGDASGSEDIDVTSEANVIGRSWFSIPLLGYLWSYVRTPWLFILLVAVPGIAIIALEGAGLIAYLRRRQGPLPFPGQLGITAVPLARETPAGRVMFPATVRKGRLPRQGQKERALPQSKASLKGRSASPRATIHLPAMRERATALPQSK